A segment of the Ignavibacteriales bacterium genome:
GTTCTCGGCTCCGCTGTTGGAATGGATAAAGTGATTACAAAACAGCTTTGCGAAAATGCAGGGATACCGGTTGCTCCGTATATTTGGTTTCTTGAATCTGAATATAAAAAGAATCCAAAAAATATAATCGATTTGATAGAGCAAAAAATAAAATACCCATGTTTTGTCAAACCCGCCAATTCAGGTTCCAGCGTCGGGATCTCAAAATCGAAAAGTAGAAAATCTCTTGTGGATGCAATCAAAATAGCTCTTGGTTACGATAGAAAAATATTGATTGAAAAAAGTATAGAGAATGCAAGAGAGATTGAAGTAAGTTTGATAGGGAACGAAAATCCTGAAGCATCGGTACCGGGTGAAATAATATCTTCGAACGAGTTTTATGATTATGACGCAAAGTACATTGACGGAAAATCGGAATCGGTCATTCCCGCAAAACTCTTCAATCCGATAATAAAAAAAATCCGAGAATACGCTTTGCTTGGTTTTAGATCGATCGATTGTGCCGGAATGGCCCGCGTTGATTTCCTTGTGACAAAAAAAACGAACAAAATTTATTTCAACGAGATAAACACAATACCCGGATTTACTTCTATCAGCATGTATCCGAAACTCTGGGAAGCATCGGGATTACCTTATCACGGATTGCTTGATAAGTTGATTAGGTTAGCAATGGATAAAAATAAACAGAAGATTCGGAAAAGAAAAGAGTTCAATCCCAAAAGTGAGTGGTTCAGGAAATAAAAATTCTTGAAGGATTTTATGTGTTTGGTGATGATTGGTAAGTAGCGCTAACGGGAATCGAACCCGTATTACCGCCTTGAGAGGGCAGCGTCCTGAACCGTTAGACGATAGCGCCAGAATTCTTCTTTCCTCCAAAACAATATTAAATTAACTAAATTTTCAAATTAATCCAACTTTGAAGATAGATCCGTATAGACCTGCTTAATGATTTCTTCAGCCGCGTTTGGTTTGGAGAGAATTTTCGTAGATTCACGTGCACTTTTTAAAAGCGAAGGTTCGGTGAGTACACGTTTTAATTTGTATCCTAAATTTCGAATGTTAATTGCTTTCCATCCGGCTCCGTGCTCAACAATTATGTCTGCGTTTCTGCTCTCCTGTCCAGGGATCGGTTCAACAATAAGCACAGGTA
Coding sequences within it:
- a CDS encoding D-alanine--D-alanine ligase, which encodes MKSTGKNNKSKIRVGVIFGGRSAEHEVSLVSAASIISALDKKKYDIVEIGITKEGKWFSGSGLLDRMKKKSIYYDEISRFISPDPMLSSPLLIDGQQRPLTKNDLDVIFPVIHGTFGEDGTIQGLLEFSGIPYVGAGVLGSAVGMDKVITKQLCENAGIPVAPYIWFLESEYKKNPKNIIDLIEQKIKYPCFVKPANSGSSVGISKSKSRKSLVDAIKIALGYDRKILIEKSIENAREIEVSLIGNENPEASVPGEIISSNEFYDYDAKYIDGKSESVIPAKLFNPIIKKIREYALLGFRSIDCAGMARVDFLVTKKTNKIYFNEINTIPGFTSISMYPKLWEASGLPYHGLLDKLIRLAMDKNKQKIRKRKEFNPKSEWFRK